The sequence TTGCAAAGAGATACTGCGCACGGTAGAAATAACGACCGTTGAGCAAGATGTCCAAATCGAGGTAAGAAGTGTCGTTGGCAGGCTCTACCGTTACGACTTGCCAGTTGCCGATACCACCATTAGCGGTAGGGTCTGTGGCGCGTTGTAATACGAAGCCAATCTCTTGGTTTGATTCATCAATCCATTCTACGATAATAGCCAAAGAATCGGTAAGATTTGCCTTCAACTGTAAAGAGTCTATCACAACAGGCGAAACCAAGTGTGTGAAGTCTTTGTCTAATTCATTGTTGGCAGGGTTTAAATCATTGGCTAAGTTGTGTGAAGTTTTCACATTGTAATCGCCGATGAAAGAAACGTCTAAAAGGTTCAAGAATTGGTAGGTAGTAACTGCACCAGGGGCTAAAGAAATAGTAGCGTTTTCAGTTACGATTTGCTGCCCTTTTGCACCGTTCAATTCGTAGGTAATTGCAACCTGATTCACAACGTCAGTACCGAAGTTTTGAAGTTGTACCTGCAAAGGCTCTACCGCGATTAGATTCGTAGCCGTATTAGGAGTAGGAATGGCAGTGATGCCCAAATCTACGATACCTGCATTGGCGATAAGAATGTCATCTACGCCCCAACCTTCACCCGTAACGTCTGAATCAGAACCAAACAAGAAGATAAAGCGTCCTTGCGTACCCATGAAAGGTGCTAAGGAAATGGTAGAACGTCTCCAATCGGTAGAATTGCCGTCCCACTGTGGTACGCCAAAGAAGCCTGCCGCAGGGTTGTTGTACCAGTTCACGCCTTGTCCGAAAGTGCCTACCAACTGTGGAGCTGCAATCGCACCTGTAATGTCGTTAGGAACGTAAGCCAAAACACCACCATCAAAGTTTTCTTCGATGTCAAAGATATTGGCAAAGCTAATGAAAGCAGGCGTAGTGGCGTTCAAAGAAGTGAAATCAAAGAAAGGAGAAATCAAACCTTCTTGCGCGTCATTGCCATAGTTGCTATTCAAGTTCGTAACCCAAGCATTCTGACCTGAAGCAGCACCGTTGATAGTAGCCGTAGAAGGTGTACCTATTTCCCATTCTGTTTCAGTAGTGACATCATTGAATAAGTGTGGATACCAACCAGAATTAGTAGGCGTAATTTCGAAATCTTCGCGATAAGAACCCGCTACGCCGTCTGTAACGGCTACAGCCTTCACGTTTTCTACCAAAAATACGGCGGTATTGTTAGGTGCGAAAATATCCGTACCATCATTCAAAGTCATATTGACCTGAATGGTGTAGTAGCCATAGTCGGTAAAGCCAATTAAATCGGCGAGTGTAATGTCTTCAGTATCGCCCAAGTCGATGTTGGTCGCTACGTTTTCGCGCTCTACGGTAAAGGCAATGCCATTAGGTCCTTGTACGTTGAACTCAAAATCAACAGAAGTGATAACTTCCGAGCCATTGTTTTGAACAGGAACGGTTATATCCTCTAAGCCCAACTCTGTACCGAAAATGAAAGAAGTAGTGCCTGTGCTAAAAGTCTGTGCGTTGCTCACGCCAATTTCAGTGGCTACAATACCACCTTCATAGAAGCCGCCGCCTACGTATATGTTATCCACATAAGCACCCAATCCTGTTGCAGAAACGTCAGAACGGAAAGCAAAGCGGAAGCGGACATTGTTATTGCCCAAAGCAGCAGCAGGAAGTGGGTGAAAGGCTCTAAACCAACCATCATTTAGCGGCGTGAATGTACCTGTTCCTCTCCAAGTACCGCCTGCAAGTAAGCCTGCAAAAGTACCAGCATTGTTATACCAGTTTACGCCACTTGTAGCAGTACCCAAAGTTTGGTAGGTAGTGCCACCATTGAAGCTAATCTGAACCTGCGTACCGTCGCAGCAGCTTTCTGTTGCGTGAAAGAAATCAAAGAGCAGGATTTGGTTTGTAGTAATGCCTGTAAAGTCAAAAATAGGCGACTCTAAGAAGGCTACCACACTATTTGGATACTGACCGTTTATGATAGTACCCCAACATTCCTCATTAGTAGGCTCTGGCGTGAGCGGTGCAGAAGGAAGCGGAAGCGGCTGTACTAAGGCTACAGAAGGGTCAGTAGGCGCACCCCACTGCCATACGTTTTGTGCCGCAGGTGTCGTACCACCCGGAATCCAAGAACCACCGTTTGTTTCAAAAGTTTCAGTATAAGAGCCAGAAGCGAGTGCAATCGTAGGAATGTGAATAACCGTGTATTGTACGCTATTTACGTTTGGATAAAGGTTTGTCTGCCCTGTAACGTTAGCCGTCAAGTTAATTTGGTATTCGCCGGGAACAGAAAGGTTTGCTGCACCAGTAAGCGTAATAGTAGCAGTAGCATTGGGGGCAATTGCAGGCACTACAACGGTCTGATTGAAAGTGCTATTAGCGGGACCTGTAATTGTACCCGTAACCGTAATACTTGTTACAGGAAGGCTACCTTGGTTCGTTACGGTAAAGGTGATATTTTCCGCATTGGTAAGGTTTGTACCCGTAGTAGGTGCAGTAGGGTTTGAAGCCGCAATCAGAGTAAAATCTGTTGTTACGATTTTTACATCATCGAAATAGAAACCACCCTGACCATTTGTAAAGGTATTAGAGCGGAAGACCATACGAAAACGGACATCATTCTGACCGATAACTGTAGCAGGAAGTGGATGTCCTGAAAGTACCCAGCCACCACCCAAAGAAAAGGCGTTGTTAGGGAAAAGGGCATCTGCGGCAGTACCTGAAACGAAAGTCCAAGTCTGCGTCAAGTTAGCAGCCACTGCATTTGGAGTCATCGTGCCTAAAAGAGCTGTATTTCTATTGTACCAATTCAAGCCGCCCGAAAGCGTAGTACCTAAGGCTGCCCAAGTAGTACCTCCATCGAGGCTTATTTGCACCTGACCGCCATCATTATTGTGCTGAAACTGCCCCATAAAGCCAAAGAAAAGGCGAGGGGTAGGCATTGAAGGCGTAGCGGTAAAGCCTGTAAAATCAAAAAGCGGCGAAGTTACGGCAGCCAAAGCGTTATCAGGATAGAAAGTATTGAGGCGTGTAGCCCAGGCGTTCTGACCCGAAGGCACAGGAACTGCAAAACCGGGAACAGAAGGTGCGCCCCACTCCCAAGGATTAACGTACTGCGTAGAAGGCGTGATACCTGTACCCGTAGTAATGGCAGAAGAAATAAAAGAACCACTATTGGCTTCGAAATCTTCGTAGTAAGGGAAGGTAGCAATAGTAGGGACATTCACAATCTGGGCAGACACTGTGTTGTTCGCAGGATTGGCATCTGTCTGACCTGTAACTTGAGCCGTAACATCAACCGTATAAGTACCCGTTGCACTCAGGTTAGCAGGAGTAGTAAAAGATACAGTCGTCGAGCTGCAAGGATTCAAAGCAGGAATGACCAAAGTTTGCGTAACGTTGGCAGTGCTGGGACCGCTAATTGTGTAAGTAGCATCAACACTTGTTACAGCAGTGCTTCCATTGTTTGTGATGCTAAAGCTAATAATTTCGCTATTGGTAAGTGCGCCGCTGACTGGAGCAGTAATTTGAGTTACTACAATATCAGAAACCGTTGTCGCATCTACTGAAAAATTGTCAAAGTAAAGACCACCTTGTCCCTGAACAGAGGTATCAGAACGAAATACCACACGGAAGCGGACGTTGTTATTGCCTGCCACACCCGTAATTTTGTGTTCTGCCGTGCGCCAGCCCTCTGGGAAGAGAGAAGTACCCGTACCTGTACCTGTCCATTGAGCAGTAGTACCAGCAGCAGGAGGAGGAGGCGTAAGACCTGAAAATGTACCGCTATTGAGCCAATTTACTCCGCCACAAGTACCACC comes from Hugenholtzia roseola DSM 9546 and encodes:
- a CDS encoding T9SS type A sorting domain-containing protein, whose protein sequence is MMMKRISLLWALLLLCTAYLQAQVTVTVGSVQTETFEAGAAGWTAAAIPGYFTTGASTFANDWQLGTPTVPAAAAPLPAANGNNVWATNLTGNYSSSHLGAVTSPVYDFSALPAGFTPTVRLSVFVQSENNFDGGQLQISLDGGTTWQTVGPAVGGTCGGVNWLNSGTFSGLTPPPPAAGTTAQWTGTGTGTSLFPEGWRTAEHKITGVAGNNNVRFRVVFRSDTSVQGQGGLYFDNFSVDATTVSDIVVTQITAPVSGALTNSEIISFSITNNGSTAVTSVDATYTISGPSTANVTQTLVIPALNPCSSTTVSFTTPANLSATGTYTVDVTAQVTGQTDANPANNTVSAQIVNVPTIATFPYYEDFEANSGSFISSAITTGTGITPSTQYVNPWEWGAPSVPGFAVPVPSGQNAWATRLNTFYPDNALAAVTSPLFDFTGFTATPSMPTPRLFFGFMGQFQHNNDGGQVQISLDGGTTWAALGTTLSGGLNWYNRNTALLGTMTPNAVAANLTQTWTFVSGTAADALFPNNAFSLGGGWVLSGHPLPATVIGQNDVRFRMVFRSNTFTNGQGGFYFDDVKIVTTDFTLIAASNPTAPTTGTNLTNAENITFTVTNQGSLPVTSITVTGTITGPANSTFNQTVVVPAIAPNATATITLTGAANLSVPGEYQINLTANVTGQTNLYPNVNSVQYTVIHIPTIALASGSYTETFETNGGSWIPGGTTPAAQNVWQWGAPTDPSVALVQPLPLPSAPLTPEPTNEECWGTIINGQYPNSVVAFLESPIFDFTGITTNQILLFDFFHATESCCDGTQVQISFNGGTTYQTLGTATSGVNWYNNAGTFAGLLAGGTWRGTGTFTPLNDGWFRAFHPLPAAALGNNNVRFRFAFRSDVSATGLGAYVDNIYVGGGFYEGGIVATEIGVSNAQTFSTGTTSFIFGTELGLEDITVPVQNNGSEVITSVDFEFNVQGPNGIAFTVERENVATNIDLGDTEDITLADLIGFTDYGYYTIQVNMTLNDGTDIFAPNNTAVFLVENVKAVAVTDGVAGSYREDFEITPTNSGWYPHLFNDVTTETEWEIGTPSTATINGAASGQNAWVTNLNSNYGNDAQEGLISPFFDFTSLNATTPAFISFANIFDIEENFDGGVLAYVPNDITGAIAAPQLVGTFGQGVNWYNNPAAGFFGVPQWDGNSTDWRRSTISLAPFMGTQGRFIFLFGSDSDVTGEGWGVDDILIANAGIVDLGITAIPTPNTATNLIAVEPLQVQLQNFGTDVVNQVAITYELNGAKGQQIVTENATISLAPGAVTTYQFLNLLDVSFIGDYNVKTSHNLANDLNPANNELDKDFTHLVSPVVIDSLQLKANLTDSLAIIVEWIDESNQEIGFVLQRATDPTANGGIGNWQVVTVEPANDTSYLDLDILLNGRYFYRAQYLFANGLSGYSNVDTVDVFFEGGGGVPVEPYEPILAATPGYNSAVLTWNMAMPEQNVAYYEIYGYDLQFPSIRVGTTTNATYTVTGLINGVKVGFYVRAVYRDGSRGNFSNGVEVTPSIVLGEDEVKEAFKFQVFPNPNTGTFQIALEGKVASENLTINITDLAGKVIYSTKVSNYSNQYQAEIALPNVAAGLYLVQIATETETFQQKVSIVR